The Allochromatium tepidum genome has a window encoding:
- the pyrF gene encoding orotidine-5'-phosphate decarboxylase, translating to MTQVKPIIVALDFASEQPALALAERLDPARCRLKVGKELFTRLGPAFVERLQRLGFEIFLDLKFHDIPNTVAAACAAAADLGVWMVNVHASGGRAMLEAARERLSRYERPPLLIGVTVLTSLDRADLDAIGCPGEPRERVLALASLAHEAGLDGIVCSPLEATPVRAALGRDFRLVTPGVRPAGSASGDQKRVMTPAEALAAGADYLVIGRPITQAPDPLSVIDEIDRSCKNILEN from the coding sequence GTGACACAGGTCAAACCCATCATCGTCGCCCTCGATTTCGCCAGTGAACAGCCGGCCCTGGCGCTGGCCGAGCGGCTCGATCCGGCGCGCTGTCGGCTGAAGGTCGGCAAGGAGCTCTTCACCCGGCTCGGACCGGCCTTCGTCGAACGGCTCCAGCGTCTGGGCTTCGAGATCTTTCTCGACCTCAAGTTCCACGACATCCCCAACACGGTCGCGGCCGCCTGCGCGGCCGCGGCGGATCTGGGGGTGTGGATGGTCAATGTCCATGCCTCGGGCGGACGCGCCATGCTGGAGGCGGCGCGCGAACGTCTGAGCCGGTACGAGCGTCCGCCGCTGCTGATCGGGGTGACGGTGCTGACCAGTCTCGATCGCGCGGATCTGGACGCCATCGGCTGTCCCGGCGAGCCGCGCGAGCGTGTCCTGGCGCTGGCGAGTCTGGCCCATGAGGCAGGGCTGGACGGCATCGTCTGCTCGCCGCTGGAGGCCACACCGGTGCGCGCGGCGCTGGGCCGGGACTTCCGGCTGGTGACTCCGGGCGTGCGTCCGGCGGGCTCAGCGAGCGGCGACCAGAAGCGCGTCATGACCCCCGCCGAGGCCCTGGCCGCCGGCGCCGACTATCTGGTGATCGGGCGTCCCATCACACAGGCACCCGACCCGCTATCCGTGATCGACGAGATCGATCGCTCTTGTAAGAACATTCTGGAGAATTGA
- the galU gene encoding UTP--glucose-1-phosphate uridylyltransferase GalU, with product MAKVRKAVFPVAGMGTRFLPATKASPKEMLPIVDKPLIQYAAEEAEAGGADQLVFITGRNKRSIEDHFDTAYELESELERAGKDKLLDIVRNVLPGSASCIYVRQAVALGLGHAVLCAKPVVGDEPFAVLLADDLIRSSGKGVVEQMAEVHARHGCSVLSVQEVPREETNKYGIVQVETDADGTMRVVSIVEKPNPADAPSNLAVVGRYLLTPRIFDKLERTGKGAGGEIQLTDGISDLLQDEPVIAHPFEGKRYDCGSKLGYLEATVEYALAHPELGARFAAYLHALKDEPA from the coding sequence ATGGCCAAGGTTCGCAAGGCGGTATTTCCAGTCGCCGGCATGGGCACACGCTTCCTGCCGGCGACCAAGGCCAGTCCCAAGGAAATGCTGCCCATCGTCGACAAACCCCTGATCCAGTACGCCGCCGAGGAGGCCGAGGCCGGCGGCGCCGATCAGCTGGTCTTCATCACCGGGCGCAACAAGCGCTCGATCGAGGATCACTTCGACACCGCCTATGAGCTCGAATCCGAGCTGGAACGCGCCGGCAAGGACAAGCTGCTCGACATCGTGCGCAATGTCCTGCCCGGATCGGCGTCCTGTATCTATGTACGTCAGGCCGTCGCGCTCGGGCTGGGTCATGCGGTGCTCTGCGCCAAGCCGGTGGTCGGTGACGAGCCGTTCGCGGTGCTGCTGGCTGACGACCTCATCCGCTCCAGCGGCAAGGGCGTGGTCGAACAGATGGCCGAGGTCCACGCCCGCCACGGTTGCAGCGTGCTGAGCGTCCAGGAGGTGCCGCGCGAGGAGACCAACAAATACGGTATCGTCCAGGTCGAAACGGACGCCGACGGCACCATGCGCGTGGTCTCCATCGTCGAGAAGCCGAATCCGGCCGACGCGCCCTCCAATCTGGCCGTGGTCGGGCGCTATCTGCTCACGCCGCGCATCTTCGACAAGCTCGAACGCACCGGCAAGGGCGCCGGCGGCGAGATCCAGTTGACCGACGGCATCTCGGATCTGCTCCAGGACGAGCCCGTGATCGCCCATCCCTTCGAGGGCAAGCGCTACGACTGCGGCAGCAAGCTCGGCTATCTGGAGGCCACGGTGGAATACGCCCTGGCGCATCCCGAACTCGGCGCGCGTTTCGCGGCCTATCTGCACGCGCTCAAAGACGAGCCGGCTTAG
- a CDS encoding B12-binding domain-containing protein, with protein MSNASLWCIPADTAEHYRSSKDMPAFAVSRRIAAHPRLSEFLGGNPLRLLDTNHRNHAAFMVEVFIANDPRLLEDALPWVYSAYHNQGIAFDYFAAELETWIAVIGETLPPEDAAAILPVYRWMLDAHPRSIERALRYQARRLPVSEVWQRDYDFILEHLFQGDYPVVIRHCRGLMQRGMSYAQVLRELFYPAMVEVGARWETGEFSVDMEHQTTAMVYGILFLKT; from the coding sequence ATGTCGAACGCCTCGCTCTGGTGTATTCCAGCCGACACCGCCGAACACTATCGGTCCAGCAAGGATATGCCGGCGTTCGCCGTCAGCCGGCGTATCGCCGCGCATCCGCGCCTGAGCGAGTTCCTGGGCGGCAATCCGCTGCGACTCCTGGACACCAATCATCGCAACCATGCCGCTTTCATGGTCGAGGTCTTCATCGCCAACGACCCCCGTCTGCTGGAGGACGCGCTGCCCTGGGTCTATTCGGCTTATCACAATCAGGGTATTGCGTTCGACTACTTCGCCGCCGAACTGGAGACCTGGATCGCGGTCATCGGCGAGACGCTGCCGCCCGAGGACGCGGCGGCCATCCTGCCGGTCTATCGCTGGATGCTCGACGCCCATCCGCGTTCCATCGAGCGCGCGCTTCGGTATCAGGCCCGGCGCCTGCCGGTGTCCGAGGTCTGGCAGCGCGATTACGACTTCATCCTGGAGCATCTCTTCCAGGGCGACTATCCGGTGGTCATCCGCCATTGTCGCGGCCTGATGCAACGCGGGATGTCCTATGCGCAGGTGCTGCGCGAACTCTTCTATCCGGCCATGGTGGAAGTGGGTGCACGCTGGGAGACCGGCGAGTTCTCGGTCGACATGGAGCATCAGACCACGGCCATGGTCTATGGCATCCTGTTCCTAAAAACCTAA
- a CDS encoding RNA-guided endonuclease TnpB family protein yields the protein MKVTRILHAKRPNPGKLAALREQARRLGQVRSEVWQRFGSISGVGLSDRRIRDAWLSEGRAFPVSANAWKETLRDAKGDITANMEAAKVKARRSIRRHTQDKAEQQRLFAALKGRGWTGDPYLRRIMRREWKRGHNHTHNQIIVRSDNYTTFQLGGRAWIKIPGLEKGQRIAIPLNTTAEPTGTLRIILKDVGLEVHYTIEAEVKHDCGARTLGVDKGYSEVLVDSDGEHHGRELGALLTDASDKLKAKYQRRSKLRAIANRTRNPRKREHIRHFNLGRRKLDRQMDQTQARIRDTVFQAIHKIVDKAAVIAAEDLTAPMSGKSFGKNVNRRLAAWTKGVIAEALDSVSRRRGSTVVLVNPAYTSQMDSRTGCLDGKRQGDRFYCSDGVVLDADQNAARNVLTRLSDPDIERFTPFQRVKAILQARTERLRLGLLNPDSSCSPTRALSTESESLKNHHKQLCLGF from the coding sequence ATGAAAGTCACGCGCATTCTGCACGCCAAGCGCCCGAACCCAGGCAAGCTCGCGGCCCTGCGCGAACAGGCGCGCCGTCTCGGTCAGGTGCGCTCCGAGGTTTGGCAGCGGTTTGGGTCGATCAGTGGCGTGGGCCTGTCGGATCGCCGGATTCGCGATGCCTGGTTGAGCGAAGGCCGCGCCTTTCCGGTCTCGGCCAACGCCTGGAAAGAAACCCTGCGCGACGCCAAGGGCGACATCACGGCCAACATGGAAGCGGCTAAGGTCAAGGCGCGCCGCTCGATCCGGCGGCACACCCAGGATAAGGCCGAACAACAACGCCTGTTCGCCGCCCTCAAGGGCCGGGGCTGGACCGGCGATCCCTATCTGCGCCGGATCATGCGCCGGGAATGGAAGCGCGGACACAACCACACGCACAACCAAATCATCGTGCGTTCCGATAACTACACCACCTTCCAACTGGGTGGGCGCGCCTGGATCAAGATCCCCGGACTGGAGAAAGGCCAACGGATCGCCATTCCGCTCAATACCACGGCCGAGCCGACCGGCACCCTGCGGATCATCCTCAAGGACGTGGGTCTCGAAGTCCACTACACGATTGAAGCCGAGGTCAAGCACGACTGTGGCGCGCGCACCCTTGGCGTCGACAAGGGCTACTCCGAGGTGTTGGTCGATTCCGATGGCGAGCACCATGGCCGGGAATTGGGCGCGCTCCTCACCGACGCCTCCGACAAGCTCAAAGCCAAGTACCAACGCCGATCCAAACTGCGCGCCATCGCCAATCGCACCCGCAACCCGCGCAAGCGCGAGCACATCCGCCACTTCAACCTCGGGCGCCGGAAGCTCGATCGGCAGATGGACCAGACCCAGGCGCGCATCCGCGACACAGTGTTTCAGGCGATCCACAAGATCGTGGACAAAGCAGCGGTGATCGCCGCAGAAGATTTAACCGCCCCCATGTCCGGCAAGTCCTTCGGCAAGAACGTCAATCGCAGGCTCGCCGCCTGGACGAAAGGCGTCATTGCCGAAGCGCTTGACAGCGTTTCACGCCGTCGAGGTTCGACGGTCGTTCTCGTTAATCCGGCTTACACATCGCAAATGGATTCCCGAACCGGTTGTCTCGACGGCAAGCGGCAAGGGGATCGGTTTTACTGTTCCGACGGGGTTGTGTTGGACGCGGACCAGAACGCTGCGCGCAACGTGCTGACACGGTTGTCCGACCCGGACATCGAGCGGTTCACGCCGTTCCAGCGGGTCAAGGCGATCTTGCAGGCACGGACCGAGCGCCTCCGGTTGGGACTGCTCAACCCGGACTCCAGTTGCTCGCCCACCAGGGCGCTATCAACGGAGAGCGAATCACTTAAAAACCACCATAAGCAACTTTGTTTAGGTTTTTAG
- a CDS encoding IS607 family transposase codes for MSKQYSIGEFAKRLGRSPQTIRRWEAEGKLQAKRLPSGHRYFDESDVRLMLGGAPKTRDVVVYCRVSSAGQKDDLASQVRAMEAYCLGAGIAVDEWIQEIGGGMNFKRKRFLALVDRILRGDVRQLLIAHKDRLMRFGFDFFAHIAAENGCEIVVVNQESLSPEQEMVEDLMAIVHTFSCRLHGMRKYKQSIKEDFAGLSLHQPKDLCE; via the coding sequence ATGAGCAAGCAATACAGCATTGGCGAGTTTGCCAAACGCCTTGGGCGGTCGCCACAGACGATCCGGCGCTGGGAAGCTGAAGGGAAGCTGCAAGCCAAGCGGCTGCCGTCGGGGCATCGGTATTTCGATGAGTCCGACGTGCGTTTGATGCTGGGTGGGGCACCGAAGACGCGCGACGTGGTGGTCTACTGCCGCGTGTCGAGTGCCGGGCAAAAAGACGATCTCGCCTCGCAGGTGCGGGCGATGGAGGCTTACTGTCTGGGCGCGGGGATCGCGGTCGATGAATGGATCCAAGAGATCGGCGGCGGGATGAACTTCAAGCGCAAGCGCTTTCTTGCACTGGTCGATCGCATCCTGCGTGGGGACGTACGCCAACTACTGATTGCCCATAAAGACCGCTTAATGCGCTTTGGTTTCGATTTCTTCGCCCACATCGCCGCCGAAAACGGCTGCGAGATCGTCGTGGTCAACCAGGAATCGCTCTCGCCTGAGCAAGAGATGGTCGAAGACCTGATGGCGATCGTCCATACCTTTAGTTGTCGGCTGCACGGGATGCGCAAGTATAAACAGTCCATCAAGGAGGATTTTGCGGGGCTGTCGCTCCATCAGCCAAAGGATCTGTGTGAATGA
- a CDS encoding cobalamin B12-binding domain-containing protein: MLSALYYDQPFPALNRGRALVAPVSNEFHELGAWMLTTTLELDGWEVTLLGCDTTPESLVARALAERPRFIALSVTLVSNVQEARRAVSALRAALGPETPPILVGGQAFIAAPTLAKTVGADLFLDSVEALIDWARTLEIGG, translated from the coding sequence TTGCTCTCGGCGCTCTATTACGACCAGCCTTTTCCAGCGCTGAACCGGGGACGCGCCCTGGTCGCGCCCGTCTCCAACGAGTTCCATGAACTGGGTGCCTGGATGCTGACCACCACGCTCGAACTCGACGGCTGGGAGGTCACACTGCTGGGCTGTGACACTACACCCGAGTCGCTGGTGGCCAGGGCGCTCGCCGAGCGTCCGAGATTCATCGCGCTGTCGGTGACGCTCGTCAGCAACGTGCAGGAGGCCAGACGCGCCGTGTCGGCCCTGCGCGCAGCCCTGGGGCCGGAGACGCCGCCGATCCTGGTCGGCGGCCAGGCTTTTATTGCAGCTCCCACGTTGGCGAAGACGGTGGGGGCGGATCTCTTTCTCGACAGCGTCGAGGCGCTGATCGACTGGGCACGTACACTGGAGATAGGCGGATGA
- a CDS encoding sensor domain-containing diguanylate cyclase: MTLVSQDRSLHPDLAAALHGYVMDSGRLVVVEVDRDGVILDANVAFRSRFAGFANVRGEPLARFLGNGSRQPDIEPGLPHRQPVARVFKTVMGGENYLFHAYPLGDNVLLIGERAGADDNDVIARMGNLTLEMSRLVHDLRKANHDLEQANRLNEQLARTDSLTQLPNRRYFMERLTQGVAQAQTRSHPLSVLMIDLDHFKRVNDTFGHAAGDRVLIAFAELMRAQVRLSDLPGRLGGEEFGLYMFDAELEVAISVAERLRANANLMRPLETDYRPSVSIGVATLTPGEGAEQLLKRADDGLYRAKESGRNRVMAAA, from the coding sequence ATGACCCTGGTATCCCAAGATCGTTCGTTGCACCCCGATCTGGCGGCGGCCCTGCATGGGTATGTCATGGACTCCGGGCGTCTGGTCGTCGTGGAGGTAGACCGGGACGGCGTGATCCTGGACGCCAACGTGGCCTTCCGGTCGCGGTTCGCCGGGTTCGCCAATGTGCGCGGCGAGCCGCTGGCGCGTTTCCTCGGCAACGGCAGCCGGCAGCCGGACATCGAGCCGGGCCTGCCGCATCGTCAGCCGGTGGCGCGGGTCTTCAAGACCGTCATGGGCGGTGAGAACTATCTGTTCCATGCCTATCCGCTGGGCGACAACGTGTTACTCATCGGCGAGCGGGCCGGCGCCGACGACAACGACGTCATCGCGCGCATGGGCAACTTGACGCTGGAGATGTCGCGTCTGGTGCACGATCTGCGCAAGGCCAATCACGATCTGGAACAGGCCAATCGCCTGAACGAGCAACTGGCCCGCACCGACAGCCTGACCCAGTTGCCCAATCGGCGCTATTTCATGGAGCGTCTGACTCAGGGCGTGGCCCAGGCCCAGACGCGCTCGCATCCGCTGTCCGTGCTCATGATCGACCTGGATCACTTCAAGCGTGTCAACGACACCTTCGGGCACGCGGCCGGCGACCGGGTACTGATCGCCTTTGCCGAACTGATGCGCGCTCAGGTGCGGCTCTCGGATCTGCCCGGTCGTCTGGGCGGCGAGGAGTTCGGGCTCTACATGTTCGATGCCGAACTCGAGGTGGCCATCTCGGTGGCCGAGCGTCTGCGCGCCAATGCCAATCTGATGCGCCCGCTCGAAACGGATTACCGGCCCAGCGTCAGCATCGGCGTGGCGACCCTGACTCCTGGCGAGGGGGCCGAGCAGTTGCTCAAGCGAGCCGACGACGGGCTCTATCGCGCCAAGGAGAGCGGACGCAATCGGGTGATGGCGGCGGCTTGA
- the gluQRS gene encoding tRNA glutamyl-Q(34) synthetase GluQRS, which yields MNGEAPSVASGYRGRFAPSPTGPLHFGSLLAAVASYADARAHDGVWLLRIEDLDRPREVRGAADAIRRTLRAFGFEWDEPVVFQSARLDAYDAALARLDALGLVYGCGCSRAEIAARARCGLEGPIYPGTCRDGLPPGRRARSLRLRTETDPIDFEDRIRGRQGHSVAESIGDFVLRRADGLHAYQLAVVVDDAWQAVTHVVRGADLLLSTPRQIGLQRALELPTPSHAHIPLVLDGQGRKLSKSLAAAPVEDDDPLPALRLAWHLLGQEPLEEAGSPRAFWRRAAVAWRIERVPPYSSVSLRPEPEIGSQAAAITRLRPLSLAR from the coding sequence ATGAACGGCGAAGCCCCGTCGGTCGCGTCCGGCTACCGGGGGCGCTTCGCCCCCTCCCCGACCGGTCCGCTCCACTTCGGTTCACTGCTCGCCGCCGTCGCGAGCTATGCCGACGCGCGCGCCCACGACGGCGTCTGGCTGTTGCGCATCGAGGATCTGGACCGCCCGCGTGAGGTTCGAGGAGCCGCCGACGCCATCCGGCGCACGTTGCGCGCCTTCGGCTTCGAGTGGGACGAGCCTGTGGTCTTCCAGAGCGCGCGTCTCGACGCCTATGACGCGGCACTCGCGCGCCTGGACGCGCTGGGATTGGTTTACGGTTGCGGATGCAGCCGCGCCGAGATCGCCGCCCGTGCCCGCTGCGGACTGGAAGGGCCGATCTACCCCGGTACTTGCCGCGACGGTCTGCCGCCCGGACGGCGCGCGCGCAGTCTGCGTCTGCGTACCGAGACCGATCCCATCGACTTCGAGGATCGCATCCGGGGCCGACAGGGCCACTCGGTCGCCGAATCGATCGGGGATTTCGTGTTGCGTCGCGCCGACGGACTCCACGCCTATCAGCTCGCCGTGGTGGTCGACGACGCCTGGCAGGCCGTCACCCATGTGGTGCGCGGCGCCGACCTGCTGCTCTCGACACCGCGCCAGATCGGACTGCAACGGGCGCTGGAACTGCCCACGCCCAGCCATGCCCATATCCCGCTGGTGCTCGATGGCCAAGGACGCAAGCTGAGCAAATCGCTGGCCGCCGCGCCCGTCGAGGATGATGATCCGCTACCCGCCCTGCGGCTGGCCTGGCATCTGCTCGGACAGGAACCGCTGGAGGAGGCCGGCTCGCCGCGCGCATTCTGGCGACGTGCGGCGGTCGCCTGGCGCATCGAGCGCGTTCCGCCCTATTCGAGCGTCTCACTTCGACCGGAACCTGAGATCGGGTCTCAAGCCGCCGCCATCACCCGATTGCGTCCGCTCTCCTTGGCGCGATAG
- the dksA gene encoding RNA polymerase-binding protein DksA has translation MTEAREHNAEGYSFEPYQAGSDEEYMNPDQEAHFRAILLDWKRSLMEEVDRTVHHMQDEATNFPDPNDRATQESEFSLELRTRDRERKLIKKIDEALDRLDNHNYGYCEACGVEIGIRRLEARPTATLCIDCKTLDEIREKQRG, from the coding sequence ATGACCGAAGCACGCGAACACAACGCCGAGGGCTATTCCTTCGAGCCGTACCAGGCCGGCAGCGACGAGGAATACATGAATCCCGATCAGGAGGCCCACTTCCGCGCGATCCTGCTCGACTGGAAGCGCTCGCTGATGGAAGAGGTCGATCGCACCGTGCATCACATGCAGGACGAGGCGACCAACTTCCCCGATCCCAACGACCGCGCGACCCAGGAGTCCGAGTTCAGTCTGGAGCTGCGCACCCGCGACCGCGAGCGTAAGCTGATCAAGAAGATCGACGAGGCGCTCGACCGGCTCGACAATCACAATTACGGTTATTGCGAGGCCTGCGGCGTGGAGATCGGCATCCGCCGTCTGGAAGCCCGCCCGACCGCCACGCTCTGCATCGACTGCAAGACGCTCGACGAGATCCGCGAGAAACAGCGCGGCTGA
- a CDS encoding HAD-IA family hydrolase has product MYGFKALIFDVDGTVADTERDGHRPAFNAAFAAAGLDWHWDPELYGELLAVAGGKERIRYFMRRAGIEPEPGVDPDEFVARLHRDKTAHYLALLRQGAIPLRPGVLRLWREAQAAGVRLAIATTTTPENVVELLENAGAPGLSSWFEVIAAGDVVPNKKPAPDIFTYALERLDLKPEDCVAVEDSDNGARAALDAGIRALVVTVNAYTVDQDFGAAALVVDRLGEPDSPSRVLAGDLGDRSLVDLAVLDRLHRRVHGAG; this is encoded by the coding sequence ATGTATGGGTTCAAGGCACTCATCTTCGACGTGGACGGGACTGTCGCCGATACTGAGCGCGACGGTCATCGCCCCGCCTTCAATGCCGCGTTCGCGGCGGCCGGTCTGGATTGGCATTGGGATCCCGAACTCTATGGCGAGCTGCTGGCCGTAGCCGGCGGTAAGGAGCGCATCCGTTATTTCATGCGGCGTGCCGGGATCGAGCCGGAGCCGGGTGTCGATCCGGATGAGTTCGTGGCGCGTCTGCATCGCGACAAGACCGCGCACTATCTGGCGCTGTTGCGTCAGGGGGCGATTCCGCTGCGGCCGGGAGTGTTGCGTCTGTGGCGCGAGGCACAGGCGGCGGGTGTGCGGCTGGCGATCGCGACCACCACCACGCCCGAGAACGTCGTCGAGCTGCTGGAGAATGCCGGTGCGCCGGGTCTGTCGAGCTGGTTCGAGGTCATCGCCGCCGGTGACGTGGTGCCGAACAAGAAACCGGCGCCGGACATCTTCACCTATGCGCTGGAACGGCTCGACCTGAAGCCCGAGGACTGCGTGGCCGTCGAGGACTCGGACAATGGCGCGCGCGCAGCGCTCGATGCCGGGATTCGCGCCCTGGTGGTCACGGTCAACGCCTATACGGTCGATCAGGACTTCGGCGCGGCGGCGCTGGTGGTCGATCGGCTCGGCGAGCCGGATTCGCCGTCTCGGGTGCTGGCCGGTGATCTGGGCGATCGGTCGCTGGTGGATCTGGCCGTGCTCGACCGGCTGCATCGCCGGGTCCACGGAGCCGGTTGA